One genomic segment of Desulfocapsa sulfexigens DSM 10523 includes these proteins:
- a CDS encoding transglutaminase domain-containing protein, translating into MWLHASCSLEFNIPVPTPFLLMLRPRSGRQQWVAREQYVLSPSVSVVEFTDSFGNLCQRLVAPAGYFSVHTSVEIETADVSDMGPGANFVEVQQLPDETLPFLYPSRYCESDRFNEMAASLVAGQAAGYDQCTAIVDYIRNTVTYTPGEGQQIISASELNELGHGVCRDMAHLGIACCRALSIPARMVVGYLESLEPMDLHAWFEAYVGNRWYTFDPTQVGLQGGRVAIAFGRDAADVAIYTQFGDPVNQLNMQVNVERMAEPPF; encoded by the coding sequence ATGTGGTTACACGCTTCCTGTTCCCTTGAATTCAACATTCCTGTTCCAACTCCGTTCCTGCTTATGCTGCGCCCCCGGAGCGGAAGGCAGCAATGGGTCGCACGCGAACAGTATGTTTTATCACCAAGCGTTTCGGTAGTTGAGTTTACCGATTCATTCGGTAACCTGTGTCAGCGACTGGTTGCGCCGGCCGGATATTTTTCCGTTCATACCTCCGTTGAGATTGAAACAGCGGATGTATCCGACATGGGCCCTGGAGCCAATTTTGTTGAAGTACAACAGTTGCCCGATGAGACGCTACCATTCCTTTACCCAAGCCGATATTGTGAATCGGATCGTTTTAACGAAATGGCTGCATCTCTCGTGGCAGGCCAGGCTGCTGGCTACGATCAATGCACTGCAATTGTAGACTATATCCGCAACACGGTAACGTACACACCCGGTGAAGGACAGCAGATCATAAGTGCCTCCGAGCTAAACGAGTTAGGACACGGAGTTTGCCGGGATATGGCACATCTAGGCATTGCTTGCTGCCGAGCGCTATCGATACCGGCTCGAATGGTCGTGGGGTATCTTGAGTCACTCGAACCGATGGATCTTCATGCTTGGTTTGAAGCTTATGTCGGAAATCGATGGTACACATTTGATCCAACACAAGTCGGTCTGCAAGGTGGACGTGTCGCGATCGCTTTTGGACGAGATGCGGCCGATGTGGCTATATATACTCAATTCGGTGACCCCGTAAACCAGCTAAATATGCAAGTCAATGTCGAACGAATGGCCGAACCTCCTTTCTAA
- the rsgA gene encoding ribosome small subunit-dependent GTPase A → MSNNLKKIGCNKSVLASIDSGILEQFDLARVVAVHKESYTINNGEIDVLAELVGKLIFNASSPADYPAVGDWVLVNFYDEKTFAIIHEIVSRKSLLKRKTPGKKVEFQLIAANIDVAFIVQSLNENFNLRRLERYLVVVNESNIQPIVLLSKSDLLAPEDITNRINDIQKVMPDLQVIPFSNENESGLDSVRKNMQPGLTYCLLGSSGVGKTTLINNLIGKSIYRTEAVSKKESKGRHVTTHRQLTQLDCGAMVVDTPGMRELGFFSVDTGIEETFSEIMALAEKCRYNDCTHIKEKGCAVLDAVDKGLLSQDRYHNYMKMSKESTYNEMSYLEKRKKDKQFGKHCKTVMNYRKNLR, encoded by the coding sequence ATGTCAAACAATTTAAAGAAAATAGGGTGTAATAAATCAGTACTGGCATCAATTGACTCAGGGATCCTTGAGCAATTTGATTTAGCACGAGTAGTAGCGGTACACAAAGAAAGCTATACTATAAACAATGGCGAGATCGATGTTTTAGCTGAATTGGTTGGTAAATTGATTTTCAATGCTTCATCGCCTGCTGATTATCCAGCAGTGGGAGATTGGGTTTTGGTGAATTTTTATGATGAAAAGACATTCGCTATAATTCACGAAATTGTATCTCGTAAATCTTTACTGAAAAGAAAAACTCCTGGGAAAAAAGTTGAGTTTCAGCTGATCGCTGCCAATATAGATGTGGCATTCATTGTTCAATCTTTAAATGAGAATTTCAACCTGCGTCGTCTTGAACGCTATCTTGTCGTTGTCAATGAAAGTAATATCCAACCAATTGTATTGCTGAGTAAAAGTGATTTACTGGCTCCTGAAGATATCACAAACAGAATCAACGATATTCAGAAAGTTATGCCGGACTTACAAGTAATTCCCTTTAGCAACGAAAATGAATCTGGTTTGGACTCTGTGAGAAAAAATATGCAACCGGGACTAACATACTGCTTATTGGGATCATCTGGTGTTGGAAAAACAACATTAATCAATAATCTCATCGGGAAATCAATTTATAGAACTGAGGCTGTGAGCAAAAAAGAAAGTAAAGGAAGGCACGTCACAACGCATAGGCAGCTCACTCAATTGGATTGTGGAGCCATGGTCGTAGACACACCAGGTATGCGTGAACTTGGTTTTTTTTCAGTTGATACTGGAATTGAAGAGACATTTTCTGAAATAATGGCTCTTGCTGAAAAATGTCGATACAACGATTGTACACATATCAAAGAAAAAGGGTGTGCAGTGTTGGATGCAGTCGATAAGGGCCTATTGTCTCAGGATCGTTATCATAATTATATGAAAATGTCCAAAGAGTCCACTTACAATGAAATGTCATATCTGGAGAAAAGAAAAAAGGATAAACAATTCGGAAAACACTGCAAGACTGTAATGAATTACCGAAAAAATCTTCGATAA
- a CDS encoding ethylbenzene dehydrogenase-related protein has translation MKTLEIMTVAAILGFSTTAIAADQTLVSSRASSPITLDGRADKAWDGADSITVTVDETPYEPSNGYKGMDKTNVIIKSLYDDTNIYFLITYTDPTKSLERFPWVKQSDGSWKKMANKDSTGHDNTYYEDKFAMFWNISTKGFAEEGCMISCHLDEPGDTSAGRKYTASPEETIDMWHAKFVRSSPMGMFDDQYMDNNTDPKSNKGWGRKGDTGKGGYKDNDNADKSGPAFMNLNPTADEMYYVIPSKKVPFVDNFKAGDVVPGISIAPMMGGRADILSRNEYKDGVWTLEVVRALRTEGENADTQDVQFTDKSKSYPFGIAVFDNSQINHLFHTKTLELKFK, from the coding sequence ATGAAAACATTGGAAATTATGACTGTAGCAGCTATTCTTGGCTTCAGTACCACAGCTATTGCCGCTGATCAGACCCTTGTGAGTAGCAGAGCAAGTTCACCTATTACTCTTGATGGGCGAGCCGATAAAGCCTGGGACGGTGCCGATTCAATTACCGTAACTGTTGATGAGACACCGTATGAACCCAGCAATGGTTACAAAGGTATGGACAAAACAAACGTTATTATTAAATCACTTTATGATGACACCAATATATACTTCCTTATAACATATACTGATCCAACCAAGAGCCTTGAACGCTTCCCATGGGTCAAACAGAGTGACGGTTCCTGGAAAAAGATGGCTAACAAGGATAGCACCGGTCATGACAATACCTATTATGAAGATAAATTTGCAATGTTCTGGAATATCAGCACCAAGGGCTTTGCAGAGGAAGGCTGTATGATTTCCTGCCATCTGGATGAGCCTGGGGATACTTCTGCAGGACGAAAATATACTGCATCTCCAGAGGAGACCATAGATATGTGGCATGCTAAATTTGTACGCTCTTCACCAATGGGAATGTTTGATGATCAATACATGGATAACAATACTGACCCCAAAAGTAATAAAGGATGGGGAAGAAAAGGTGACACAGGAAAAGGCGGTTACAAGGATAATGATAATGCCGACAAATCAGGACCGGCATTTATGAATCTTAATCCAACTGCGGATGAAATGTATTATGTGATTCCGAGTAAAAAAGTACCGTTTGTTGACAACTTCAAGGCCGGAGATGTTGTTCCGGGAATCAGCATTGCACCTATGATGGGCGGCCGAGCAGACATTCTCTCTCGAAATGAATATAAAGACGGTGTATGGACCCTCGAGGTGGTGCGTGCATTAAGAACTGAAGGTGAAAACGCCGATACCCAGGATGTCCAGTTCACCGACAAATCAAAAAGTTACCCCTTTGGTATCGCTGTATTCGACAACTCTCAGATCAACCACCTTTTCCATACGAAAACCCTTGAACTGAAGTTTAAATAA
- a CDS encoding response regulator — protein MNTETIMVIDDDLDLRESIMEILEESGFSVMGCENAETALQQIKRNAPRLIIVDNMMPGMGGMAFLPLVKKDYPNIKTIMITAFSTVENAVAAMKIGADDYLSKPFKRAELLVAVKRNLEILKFGKKLSDQDMDETLSCLSNQIRRQILRVLSVKGAMRFMDITRYLQISDHTKVNFHLKSLKNNDLICHDQGKTYKLTPLGAKMVDYLQLLSTKIL, from the coding sequence ATGAACACTGAAACGATCATGGTCATTGACGATGACCTGGATTTACGAGAAAGCATAATGGAGATTCTTGAAGAGAGTGGGTTCTCCGTAATGGGCTGTGAAAATGCTGAGACAGCATTACAGCAAATAAAACGAAACGCTCCCCGTTTAATAATTGTAGACAACATGATGCCCGGAATGGGAGGAATGGCATTTCTACCACTCGTAAAAAAAGATTACCCAAACATAAAGACCATTATGATCACTGCATTTTCAACGGTTGAAAATGCAGTTGCAGCAATGAAAATTGGGGCCGATGATTACCTGAGTAAGCCATTCAAACGTGCCGAGCTGCTGGTTGCCGTAAAAAGGAATCTGGAAATTTTGAAGTTTGGCAAGAAACTATCGGATCAGGACATGGATGAGACCCTTTCATGCCTCTCAAATCAGATTCGACGACAGATTCTGAGGGTTCTTTCAGTTAAAGGAGCTATGCGTTTCATGGATATTACCCGATATCTTCAAATCAGTGACCATACAAAAGTTAATTTTCACCTCAAAAGCCTGAAAAACAATGACCTCATCTGTCACGATCAAGGGAAAACCTATAAACTAACCCCCCTTGGTGCAAAGATGGTTGATTATCTTCAACTCCTTTCCACAAAAATATTATAA
- a CDS encoding sensor histidine kinase — MGLNFVLYLLYGLAFFTLGVSILSRDIRLSELGIAKIIWLLAAFGLTHGFHEWLELFEHLHPHIQTSLFSYFRLAVVSLSFLFLFYFGLFLNIITIYGDNSLETIPSTIKILVGILAMALIMFAAYLDIGTAKDINTRLLVAFPGGLLAGVGLIIYSRTVKAFSKKVAGNFIYAGSFMICYAVLTGIIPSTFIVPFFEVKIIVFRGISAFLIMTFTIRGLSVFSLEQRELINEHLLRFSQSEKLTSMGILAAGIAHEINNPLTNVSLNVEMLKDLIGDDERVNKKIATIERNATRASRIAKELLHFSRDKQTDLKPVDVNRIIKSTKVLLKNHKLSSIITFDLHDAPKIMGIPWKLEEVFINLLMNSIDACTETDSITLTTFQDNENVVIVITDTGYGINKEDAPMIFDPFFTTKDVGKGTGLGLSVSYNIIKQHGGKISFVSDQNNGVIVRVSFPVITDEH; from the coding sequence GTGGGCCTGAACTTTGTACTTTACCTTCTATACGGCTTGGCGTTTTTTACTCTTGGAGTATCCATTCTTTCCAGGGATATTCGCCTCAGTGAACTTGGTATAGCAAAAATAATCTGGTTACTGGCAGCTTTTGGTCTTACTCATGGCTTTCACGAGTGGCTTGAACTGTTCGAGCACTTACATCCACATATTCAGACTTCGCTGTTTTCTTATTTTCGTCTGGCCGTCGTCTCTCTTTCTTTTCTGTTTCTCTTCTATTTCGGTTTGTTTTTAAACATTATAACTATTTATGGTGACAATTCCCTGGAGACGATTCCCAGTACTATTAAAATACTGGTCGGAATCCTGGCAATGGCATTAATCATGTTTGCCGCCTATCTGGACATTGGCACCGCAAAAGACATAAATACTCGCCTTCTTGTAGCTTTCCCTGGCGGTTTACTGGCTGGAGTCGGACTTATTATTTATTCAAGAACCGTTAAGGCATTTTCAAAAAAGGTTGCTGGTAATTTCATTTATGCAGGCAGTTTTATGATTTGCTATGCAGTGTTAACAGGCATTATTCCCTCAACTTTTATTGTACCTTTTTTTGAGGTGAAAATAATTGTGTTCAGGGGAATAAGTGCATTTCTTATCATGACGTTTACCATTAGAGGGTTATCAGTTTTCAGCCTCGAACAGCGCGAACTTATAAATGAGCACCTCTTAAGGTTTTCACAATCTGAAAAACTCACGTCCATGGGTATTTTAGCAGCAGGCATTGCCCATGAAATAAACAATCCCCTGACTAACGTTTCCTTGAATGTGGAAATGCTTAAGGATTTAATTGGTGATGATGAGCGGGTTAACAAAAAGATTGCCACCATTGAACGTAATGCCACTCGGGCCTCCCGCATCGCAAAGGAATTGTTACATTTTTCAAGAGACAAACAGACAGACCTCAAACCTGTAGATGTAAACCGAATCATAAAAAGTACCAAAGTTTTATTAAAAAACCATAAGCTCAGTTCGATCATAACTTTCGATCTACATGATGCTCCAAAGATAATGGGAATACCCTGGAAACTGGAAGAAGTATTTATAAATTTATTAATGAACAGTATTGATGCCTGCACTGAAACTGACTCCATTACGCTTACGACGTTTCAGGATAATGAAAATGTTGTGATAGTTATCACTGACACCGGCTATGGCATTAACAAAGAAGACGCCCCCATGATATTTGATCCATTCTTCACAACAAAAGATGTTGGCAAGGGGACCGGTCTTGGACTATCTGTGTCGTACAATATTATAAAACAGCATGGAGGAAAAATTTCGTTTGTTAGCGATCAGAACAATGGCGTAATTGTGCGTGTATCTTTCCCGGTGATAACCGATGAACACTGA
- a CDS encoding MipA/OmpV family protein — MKISTKTLILLLISFPLVFCTGAMALEPTSSHLDTTPSIFEHKEEKWGIGFAARMASIPFKGDDSSKNDFIPLLYFEGEYLFLDGLEGGIKLLTRDNWQLRLLARWRFFDVPDDTYDAQIDTDVLDWGLQIHYQADQTPLFFKVDLMTDERQRLSSNWLVGFEINGGNIIMSPYMGLRFKDSRFNDYYYGLTMDDVGSGMDVIAGIEAKYHLFDNVFLLGSIEATRLDSNARNSFYVEDEFQENIFLGISYQNAPPLPSTTIKAKPYIRVAHGWATPSDLSDIISFNRERDHDNNQLTSIFYGHPLADDFLGVPLESYLTPGIAWHWNSGVQQSSQEFVLAIKHYYTFDWPFTWRFGMGEGLSYAGEISYIEQEEMDRKKIEANKWLFYLDFSLDFDLGKTLHVQALEDVWLGYSVHHRSGIFGNSSIFGNIKGGSNYNIVYLQYHF; from the coding sequence ATGAAAATATCGACAAAAACCCTTATTCTCTTACTCATTTCTTTTCCCCTTGTTTTTTGTACCGGGGCCATGGCCTTAGAACCCACTTCTTCCCACCTAGACACTACCCCTTCAATTTTTGAACACAAAGAGGAGAAATGGGGAATAGGCTTCGCGGCAAGGATGGCCTCTATTCCATTCAAAGGTGATGACTCTTCAAAAAACGACTTTATTCCCCTACTCTATTTTGAAGGTGAGTATCTTTTCCTTGACGGCCTTGAAGGCGGAATCAAGTTACTGACCCGTGATAATTGGCAATTACGTCTCCTGGCTCGCTGGCGCTTTTTTGATGTTCCTGACGACACCTACGATGCTCAGATCGACACTGATGTCCTGGATTGGGGCCTTCAGATTCACTATCAGGCCGATCAAACCCCTCTTTTTTTTAAGGTTGATCTCATGACAGATGAAAGGCAGCGCCTGTCGTCAAACTGGCTGGTTGGCTTTGAGATAAACGGTGGTAATATAATCATGAGTCCTTACATGGGCTTGCGTTTCAAAGATTCACGGTTCAACGATTATTATTATGGTCTGACCATGGATGATGTCGGTTCCGGCATGGATGTCATTGCGGGAATTGAGGCTAAATATCACCTCTTTGATAATGTATTCCTACTCGGATCAATAGAAGCAACCAGACTTGACAGCAATGCCAGAAACTCCTTCTATGTGGAGGATGAATTCCAGGAAAATATTTTTCTTGGAATCAGCTATCAAAATGCCCCCCCTCTGCCCTCTACAACCATCAAGGCCAAACCTTATATCCGTGTAGCCCATGGCTGGGCCACCCCTTCTGATCTCAGCGACATCATTTCCTTCAATCGAGAACGCGACCACGACAATAACCAGCTTACCTCGATTTTTTACGGTCATCCACTGGCCGACGATTTTCTGGGTGTGCCCCTGGAATCCTACCTGACTCCTGGAATTGCCTGGCATTGGAATTCAGGGGTCCAGCAGTCAAGTCAAGAATTCGTGTTAGCCATTAAGCATTACTACACATTCGACTGGCCTTTCACCTGGCGCTTCGGAATGGGCGAAGGTCTTTCCTATGCTGGCGAAATCAGTTACATCGAACAGGAAGAAATGGATCGCAAGAAAATCGAAGCAAACAAATGGCTCTTTTATCTCGATTTTTCCCTTGATTTTGATCTTGGCAAAACCTTGCATGTCCAGGCCCTGGAAGATGTCTGGCTCGGTTATTCCGTTCACCACCGTTCAGGCATCTTCGGCAACTCGTCGATTTTCGGTAATATCAAGGGCGGCAGTAACTACAACATTGTTTATCTTCAGTACCATTTCTAA
- a CDS encoding DUF3943 domain-containing protein, whose translation MIRRNSRYRFSKRYLLLIFCLLLLVPRNGQAAAANMKEEGNSYYSSNRYLSDPDLKELFRDQPKKDTFDLNVYYDSLEPPHQDGLLGRYSVLMEDSFYFLIPAFTVLGVLYLMPEGVSNWDCDEITWNESLEDWNENVSSWRMDPDEAWINFVGHPYFGSTYFIYARHYGYSRLESLFFSFAISSVYEIGLEAWAEPVSIQDMIVTPLLGWGLAEVLLPIEHHIKENKGRVFNSRILGATALFLVDPFGHVVPPLKRWMDSLFSSDTKVSFIPTYSRTNRITQDDRQKSHEERYGFQLTIQW comes from the coding sequence ATGATTAGAAGAAATTCCAGATACAGGTTTTCAAAGAGATACCTCCTTCTCATTTTCTGTCTTCTCCTGCTCGTTCCTCGCAATGGTCAGGCAGCTGCCGCGAATATGAAGGAGGAAGGTAACAGCTATTACTCCAGCAACCGCTATCTCAGTGATCCTGATCTCAAAGAACTGTTCAGAGATCAGCCGAAAAAAGATACTTTTGACCTGAATGTATACTATGATTCCCTGGAGCCTCCGCACCAGGATGGTTTGTTGGGGAGATATTCTGTTCTGATGGAGGATTCTTTCTATTTCCTTATCCCAGCTTTTACTGTTTTGGGTGTACTCTACCTTATGCCTGAAGGTGTCAGTAATTGGGATTGTGATGAAATCACCTGGAATGAGTCCTTGGAGGACTGGAATGAGAATGTAAGTTCCTGGCGAATGGATCCGGATGAGGCTTGGATTAACTTTGTAGGTCATCCTTACTTTGGATCCACCTATTTTATTTACGCAAGGCATTACGGGTATTCACGACTTGAATCACTATTCTTTTCTTTTGCGATCTCTTCAGTATATGAAATAGGTCTTGAGGCCTGGGCTGAACCGGTTTCTATCCAGGATATGATAGTTACCCCTCTTCTTGGCTGGGGCCTTGCCGAGGTACTTCTTCCTATTGAACATCACATTAAAGAAAACAAGGGAAGGGTCTTTAATAGTCGTATTCTCGGGGCCACAGCTCTTTTTCTGGTTGACCCGTTTGGTCATGTAGTACCGCCTCTCAAAAGATGGATGGATTCTCTATTTTCCTCGGATACTAAAGTTAGCTTTATTCCCACCTACAGTAGAACAAATCGAATCACTCAGGATGACCGGCAAAAGTCGCATGAAGAACGATACGGATTTCAGTTGACCATTCAGTGGTAA
- a CDS encoding DUF711 family protein gives MNFKNKDLCKIRTITTFLSLTDDKSEWKKQILKASSFCSHLSARFLEHGYAVQSVRIVTNPFGEYLNTESLEGAKEDLSYLSLLLASSDLSGIRVRFAIGEARTQTEITLLPELVKEFGDLCNVCVNVGIDAAGILNNHLIRSSAEAVSEISKITPRGEGNFNFTVNFNCDPLIPYFPAGYHKKEIGDCFVIGLETPDLLVTVLKDFNRKAETSDHNDLFKEYFQVMSEALQYHITMINEVVKQFETNKEFTFSGFDSSAAPSKNCSSMVEVYEQMGVEYFGASGTVEASSLLTKVFKSITGVNLVGFSGLMLALTEDTGLARGTVDSNYDIRSLLTYSAVCGIGLDTVPIPGDTSIEKISALMRDTGTMAFRLNKPLTVRLFPVPGLKAGDRTVFESDDLCNCAVLDVP, from the coding sequence TTGAATTTTAAAAACAAGGATCTCTGTAAAATCAGGACAATAACAACATTTTTATCATTAACTGATGACAAATCAGAGTGGAAGAAACAAATTTTAAAGGCATCTTCTTTTTGTTCTCACCTCTCTGCCAGATTTCTGGAGCATGGGTATGCCGTTCAATCTGTAAGAATTGTCACAAACCCATTTGGTGAATATTTAAACACCGAGAGCCTGGAAGGTGCCAAAGAAGATTTATCCTATTTGAGTCTCCTCCTTGCTTCCTCTGATTTGTCAGGGATTCGTGTTAGGTTTGCTATTGGAGAAGCACGGACTCAAACTGAGATAACTCTTTTACCTGAATTGGTTAAGGAGTTTGGGGATCTCTGTAATGTCTGTGTCAATGTTGGAATTGATGCAGCTGGTATTCTCAACAATCACCTCATCAGAAGTTCTGCCGAAGCGGTTTCAGAGATCAGTAAAATAACCCCCCGAGGTGAAGGAAATTTTAATTTTACCGTGAATTTTAATTGTGATCCGTTAATACCGTATTTTCCAGCAGGGTATCATAAAAAAGAGATAGGGGATTGTTTTGTCATAGGTTTGGAAACTCCTGACCTGCTTGTCACAGTACTGAAAGATTTTAACCGAAAAGCGGAGACCAGCGACCATAATGATTTGTTTAAGGAATACTTCCAGGTAATGAGTGAGGCACTTCAATATCATATAACAATGATAAATGAAGTTGTTAAACAATTTGAGACAAATAAAGAATTCACCTTCTCAGGTTTTGACAGCTCGGCGGCACCTTCCAAAAACTGTTCCAGCATGGTTGAAGTTTATGAACAGATGGGTGTTGAGTATTTCGGTGCTTCTGGCACCGTCGAAGCATCGTCATTATTAACGAAAGTATTTAAATCGATTACCGGGGTGAATCTTGTCGGGTTCTCTGGGCTCATGCTGGCCTTGACGGAAGACACTGGTCTTGCTCGTGGAACTGTAGATTCAAATTATGACATCCGTTCGCTGTTAACTTACAGTGCTGTTTGTGGAATAGGATTGGATACCGTGCCAATTCCAGGTGATACGTCAATTGAAAAGATTTCTGCATTAATGCGCGATACTGGAACAATGGCCTTTCGATTAAATAAACCGTTAACTGTCCGGCTGTTTCCCGTTCCAGGGTTAAAGGCGGGGGATAGGACTGTCTTTGAAAGTGATGATCTCTGTAACTGTGCCGTACTGGATGTTCCGTAA
- a CDS encoding hybrid sensor histidine kinase/response regulator: MIQKIDSTNTPQKIKELEETIARQQVLIASLANKAEFFDALNRNTSDLIHSVSPDGKFLFVNQAWQETLGYNDEDLKTIRLMDIVDPKCKGECQLIFQDLLAGERIDRNTTTFIAKNGREVNVEGRCSTRFVNNNPVNMTGVFRDISEHQINANALLESEERYRELFENTTDLIQLVSPEGQLLYVNRAWRETFGYSKEEVANLSIFNLISPTCQNHCEAVFKKVISEPKINYIDTVFTSKDGRDISIEGNAICKFVDGKPVRTQCIFRDVTQKKRMEEELHKAQKIESLGVLAGGIAHDFNNLLTAILGNVSLAKMSLNNLEKINNYLENTERATLRAKGLTQQLLTFSKGGAPIKRTATIGALITDSTAFVLRGSRVKCLFDFPENLWPVEVDEGQMSQVTQNLVINSSQSMEHGGTITIRGENEVIGLNSGTSLPAGEYVKLQFEDQGCGIPKEHLAKIFDPYFSSKESGSGLGLAISYSIIKNHDGLIQVKSQIDRGTTFTIYLPARPHAEISSSVDPEKTESPSPVKGRVLIMDDEAIVRDMLIEILNYLGCESVAVSDGHETIKSYIEAQKNKNPFDILIMDLTIPGSMGGLETLEKIQAFDPKVKALVSSGYANDPVMANYRQYGFCGVVPKPFLVEELKTILNKCLFSDKS, from the coding sequence ATGATACAAAAAATCGACTCAACAAATACTCCCCAAAAGATTAAAGAGTTGGAGGAGACAATTGCAAGGCAGCAGGTATTAATTGCTTCTCTAGCCAATAAAGCTGAATTTTTCGATGCTCTAAATAGAAACACCTCGGATCTTATTCATTCCGTCTCCCCGGATGGTAAATTTCTCTTTGTAAATCAGGCATGGCAGGAAACCCTTGGCTACAACGACGAAGACCTGAAGACTATCAGGCTTATGGACATAGTTGACCCAAAATGTAAGGGGGAATGTCAGCTTATCTTTCAGGATCTCCTGGCTGGAGAAAGAATAGACCGAAACACTACCACATTCATTGCCAAAAACGGCCGTGAAGTCAATGTGGAAGGTCGTTGCTCCACCCGATTTGTTAATAATAATCCTGTAAACATGACAGGTGTTTTCAGGGATATCAGTGAACACCAGATAAATGCCAATGCACTTCTTGAAAGCGAAGAACGTTATCGAGAACTCTTTGAAAATACGACAGATCTCATTCAACTGGTATCTCCAGAAGGCCAGCTTCTTTACGTAAACCGTGCCTGGAGAGAAACCTTCGGCTACAGTAAAGAAGAGGTTGCAAACCTTTCCATTTTCAACCTTATTTCCCCCACCTGTCAGAACCACTGTGAAGCTGTTTTTAAGAAAGTTATCTCTGAACCAAAAATCAACTATATTGACACTGTCTTTACGTCAAAAGATGGTCGAGATATTAGTATAGAGGGGAATGCCATATGCAAATTTGTCGATGGCAAGCCTGTTCGTACGCAATGTATTTTTCGTGACGTAACTCAGAAGAAACGTATGGAAGAGGAACTGCACAAGGCTCAGAAAATCGAATCACTCGGAGTTCTGGCTGGGGGGATTGCCCACGATTTCAACAACCTTCTCACTGCCATTCTTGGCAACGTCTCCCTGGCGAAGATGTCTCTCAATAACCTCGAAAAAATCAATAACTATCTCGAAAACACAGAACGTGCCACTCTTCGTGCCAAAGGCCTGACTCAGCAACTACTCACCTTTTCCAAGGGGGGAGCGCCAATAAAACGCACTGCAACCATTGGTGCCCTTATTACTGACTCAACTGCTTTTGTCCTCAGAGGTTCCAGGGTTAAATGCCTTTTTGATTTTCCTGAAAATTTATGGCCGGTTGAGGTTGATGAAGGTCAAATGAGTCAGGTTACCCAGAATCTGGTCATTAACTCCAGCCAATCCATGGAACATGGCGGAACTATAACTATACGTGGGGAGAATGAAGTTATTGGGTTAAATTCAGGCACATCTCTTCCAGCAGGAGAGTATGTGAAGCTGCAATTTGAGGATCAGGGCTGTGGTATCCCCAAAGAACATCTCGCCAAAATTTTTGATCCTTATTTTTCAAGCAAGGAATCTGGAAGCGGCCTGGGTCTGGCAATTTCCTACTCAATTATTAAAAATCACGATGGCCTTATTCAGGTGAAGTCTCAAATAGATAGAGGTACCACATTCACCATCTACCTTCCTGCCAGGCCACACGCAGAAATCTCATCTTCAGTCGATCCAGAAAAAACAGAGTCCCCTTCACCTGTCAAAGGACGTGTGCTTATCATGGATGATGAAGCAATAGTTCGGGATATGTTGATTGAAATCCTGAACTATCTAGGCTGTGAAAGTGTTGCTGTATCAGATGGACATGAAACGATCAAATCCTATATTGAAGCACAGAAAAATAAAAACCCATTTGATATCCTGATCATGGATCTTACCATTCCAGGAAGTATGGGAGGGTTGGAAACACTGGAGAAGATTCAGGCTTTTGATCCAAAAGTCAAAGCCCTGGTATCCAGCGGATATGCCAACGATCCTGTCATGGCAAACTACAGGCAGTATGGTTTTTGTGGTGTGGTTCCGAAGCCTTTCCTGGTGGAAGAACTGAAAACAATCCTTAATAAATGCCTTTTCTCTGACAAAAGCTGA